DNA sequence from the Pseudomonadota bacterium genome:
CGCGCTTTGCTCATGGCGAGGCGTCTTGTGCATCGTGTCCGTGTCGCGCGCTCGCCGGCCCGGGAGCCGATGAGGCCCAGGTCGCGATCAGGGCGTACCGTTCCCCGCTGGAATCGAGGCTGGCACGTCTGGCGCGTCGGCTGCGCCGGGCGGCACGGGCTTCGACGGTTCGTCTTCAAACGGGAAGTAGCGCACGTTGGTGAGGATCACGTTCTTGCGGCGCAGCAGGTAGAGCTTGATCCAGGCCCCGTAGTTGGCGTGCAGCAGTCCGTGCCACCAGCGGCTGCTCACCGATTCGGGAACCACCACGGTGATGTAGGTGTCGGGGCGCTCACGCTCCACCTCGTCGAGGTACGACAGCAGCGGGCTGATGATGGAGCGATAGGGCGAGTTCAGCACGACGAGGGGCACGTCCGGCGCCCACCGCTCCCAAGACTCCTTGATGGGCGAGAGGTCTTCCTCTGTGACCGAGATGTGCACGCCGCGCACGTCGCTACCGATGCGACGGCAGTACTCAAGCGCCGCGAGGACCCCACGGTGCACCCGCGGGATCAGCACGAGCACGGTGTTCGCGCGAGGGGACGCGGGAACCTCGTACCCCTCGGTGGAGAGCGCCGTCTTCATGCTGGCGTAGTGCTGCTCGATGGCGCGGAACATGGCGTAGAGCAGGCCGATGAGAATCGCGATGATCCAGCCGAACTCGCGCCCCTGGTTGTGCACGATGTCGACGATGATCTTCTCGTAGGCGATGGTACACATGACCAGGAACGTGGCCGTGGCGCCGATGCCGTTGATGATGGCCTTGCCCAGCCAGCCGCTGCTCCGCTCTCGCGCCCAGCGGGCAACCATGCCGGTCTGCGACAAGGTGAACGCGATGAACACGCCGATGGCGTAGAGAGGGATGAGCAGATCGGTGTTGCCCCGGAACACGATGACCAGCACCGACGACAGCACGCCGAGCATGATGATGCCGTTCGAGAAGGTCAGCTTGTCACCGAGGTTGGAGAGCTGGCGAGGCATGAAGCCGTCACGCGCCAGCACCGCGGAGAGACGCGGGAAGTCGGCAAAGCTGGTGTTGGCGGCCAGCACGAGAATGGCCACGGTCGACATCTGCAGCACGTAGTAGAACCAGGTGCCCTTCCCGAACACGATGGAGTTGAGCTGGTCGACCACGGGCGCACTGCCCTCGACGTAGACCACCCCTGTACGGGCCGCCAGAAGCGACATGCCCATGAACAGAACGCCGAGGATGACGGCCATCCAGACCAGCGTGGTGGCCGCGTTCCTCGACTGCGGCACGCGAAATGCCGGCACGCCGTCGGAGATGGCCTCGGTGCCCGTGAGCGCCGAGCATCCGCGTGAGAAGGCGTTCAGGAACAGGGCGATGCCCACCGCCGTGGTGGGCTCGATGGGGTGGAGCGGCGGATCGGCGGGATTGAGGGTCCACCCGAAGAGCGACGGGCCGAAGAACCCGAAGAAGAGCATGGTGAGCGCGCAGGCGATGAACATGTACGTGGGCACGGCGAAGATGGCGCCCGATTCCTTGAGCCCGCGCAGGTTGAGAATCGAGAGCAGCACGATGAAGCTCACGCACAGGAACACCTCGTGCCCCTTGAAGCCGTGCATGAACGGCACGGCCACCAGGTTCTGCACGCCCGAGGCGATGCTCGTGGCCACCGTGAGGATGTAGTCGATGAGGATGGCTGCGGCCGCGATGAGCCCCCAGCGCACGCCGAGGTTGTCCTTGGCGACGATGTACGACCCGCCGCCCTGCGCGTAGGCATAGACCGTCTGGCGATAGGAGAACGCCACGATGACGAGCAGCAGCACGATGGCCACCGAGATGTGCACCGTGTACATCAGGGCGCCCGCGCCCGCGGTCGCGAGGGCGAGCAGGATCTCCTGGGTGGCATAGACCGACGATGAGATGGCGTCAGATGCGAACACGGGAAGCGCGAGCCACTTCGGCAGGCGCGTGTGCTCGTGGTGCTCGGTGGGTATCGCCTTCCCGAAGAGCAGCTTGCGAATGGGGTTCGTGCTCTCGAGAGGGCTGTTGACGACGGTTGTCGTGCCGCCCGTGCGCGACGATTCCATGGTGTTCCTCCTGCGAGGCTGGCGCCGTTCCGCGAAAGCGAGGTCGGCGGCCTCGGTGGCGAGGGGTTCGCAGAACGGCGGGCGGGGTCCTCTCTCAAAAGAGCGGCCACCCTTCGCCCGGTGGGTCTAGTCGACCTTGCCTTGCGCCACCATCTTCTGCCACGACGAGCGCAGCCCCACGGTGCGATTGAACACCAGCGCCCCGGGGCGACTGTCCGGGTCAACGTAGAAGTATCCCTGTCGCTCGAACTGCACCCGCTCGCCCGGCTGGGCGACCGCCATCGACGGCTCGACGAAGCCCGTCAGCACGCGCATCGATTCGGGATTGAGGCAGGCCTTGAAATCCGGCTCCTGATCGGGCTTCTCGGCCGTGAAGAGGCGATCGTAGAGGCGCAGCTCGGCTGGCACGGCGTGCGCCGCAGACACCCAGTGAATGGTTCCCTTCGTCTTGCGACCATCGGGCGGGTTGCATCCGAGGGTCTCGCGATCAACGGTGGCGCGCAGCTCGACGATCTCGCCCTGGGCATCCTTCACCACCGACTCGCACCTGAGCAGGAACGACCACCGCAGACGCACCTCGCGCCCCGGCGCAAGTCGGAAGAACTTCTTGGGCGGGTCTTCCATGAAGTCGTCGCGCTCGATGTAGATGACCTTCGAGAACGGCACCTTGCGATGCCCCATGCGCTCCGGCTCGTCTGGGAAGTAAGGGGCGTCGATCTCGATGACCTCGTCGTCGCCGAGGTTCTCGACCACGACACGAAGCGGGTTCTGCACGGCCATGGCCCGCCGCGTGCGGGGGTTGAGATCGTCGCGCACCGACTCTTCGAGCATGTCGAGCTCGATCCAGCTGTCGGCCTTCGCCACGCCGATGCGCTCGCAGAAGGCGCGAATGGCCTCGGGCGGATAGCCACGGCGGCGCATGCCGGCCAGGGTGGGCATGCGCGGATCATCCCACCCGATCACCAGGCCGCTCTTGACCAGCTCGAGGAGCTTGCGCTTCGACATGACTGTGCCCTTCAGGTTCAGACGAGCGAACTCGATCTGTCGGGGGCGTGCGGGGAACGGATGGCGCACGTTGTCGATGCACCAGTCGTAGAGCGGTCGATGGTTCTCGAACTCGAGGCTGCAGAGGGAGTGCGTGATGCCCTCGAGCGCGTCGTTGAGGGGATGCGCGAAATCGTACAGCGGATAGATGCACCACGCATCGCCTGTGCGATGATGGTGTGCGTGACGGATGCGGAAGAGGGTCGGATCACGCATGTTGATGTTGGGAGAGGCCATGTCGATCCTTGCGCGCAGCACGTGGGTGCCATCGGGGAACTCGCCGGCCCGCATGCGCTTGAAGAGGTCGAGGTTCTCCGCGACCGGGCGGTCGCGGTACGGGCTCTCCTTTCCCGGTTCGGTGAGCGTTCCGCGATGGGCGCGGATCTCATCGGCGGTGAGGGAGTCGACATAGGCCTTGCCCTGTTCGATGAGGTCGACGGCGAAGTCGTAGAACCGCTCATAGAAGTCAGAGGCGTAGTAGAGCGTTCCGCCCCAGTCGAACCCGAGCCAGCGGATGTCGTCGCAGATGGCGTTGACGTACTCCACGTCTTCCTTGACGGGGTTGGTGTCATCCATGCGCAGGTGGCAGGTGCCAACATAGTCGCGCGCGATGCCGAAGTTGAGGCAGATCGCCTTGGCGTGGCCGATGTGCAGGTAGCCGTTGGGCTCCGGCGGGAAGCGCGTGACCACTTTGCCGTCGTTCTTGCCCGCGCGCAGCTCTTCGTCGATGATCTGTCGGATGAAGTTGCTGCCTGGGGCGCCCCCCTCGGAAGGCTCGGCGGTGGCGGCTGCGGTCTCGGTCGTCTCGGTCATGCCAGATCTCCTCTGCCCACCTCGGCGCTTCGGCGCGGAGGCGGTGAATCGGAGGAGAATTCGCACAAGGCGTCAGGCCCCCTCCCGAAAAGAGAAAAGCGCCCCGCACTGCGGAGCGCTCAGCTCTTGAACGAAGGGCGATCAGGCTGCCACGGTCGACGGCGGGGCAGGAGGGCAAGGCTCCTGCGAGGAGCCGTCACTCGGAGGGGGAGGCTCAGGCGCTGGCGTCGGATCGGGCGTGGGCGGAGGAGCGGGGGCCTGCACCGGGTTCTTCTCGATGATGAAGTCGACGAAGGCCAGGTCAGCCGAGCTCACGTCCTTGTACATGCCTTTGAACGCCTTGTAGTCCGGCTGGAACGAGCTGCCCATCTCGATGGTGAAGTTGAGCTTGCCGTTGGCCTGGTGGCAGGTCTCAGACGACCCGAAGGTGGGGTAGTCGAGAACGCTCTGATGGTAGTCATAGGCGTTGTTGCCCTGGGCCGCGTTCATGCGCGCGGCCACCGCGTCGTAGTCGGCCACGTTCTCGGGGATGTCCTCGGTGTGTCCCCACGGGCGCAGCAGCGAGCCGCCATAGCTGTGATGGTCGAGCACGCCCTTGATGTTGGGGCGCTGGTACTCGAGCTGCATCAGCGCGGCGACCTCGGGCTCCTGGCCGGGCTTGCCGCGGAAGGTGTCGCTGCCCGGATCGTCACTGGCGCCCACGTCGTCCCACGTGCTGCACGGGGTGTCGCCCTCCGCGCGGAAGTACTTCATGTGGTCGGGGTTGCCGTCCCAGTAGTTTCGGTTCAGATCGACGCCGTACTCGATGGGGGTGCCATGGCCGTTTCCGCTGCCCGGGCACTCGGTGTCGTACACGGGGGTGCGGTTCTTGCGCCACCAGCTGTCCTCGGTTCGGCTGTACTGGAAGCCATCGGGGTTCACGACGGGGATGAACCAGAGCTCGGCGTTGTCGAGACGGCGCTTCGCATCGGTATCGGTGCCGTACTTGTTGGCGAGATCCTCGGCCAGCTGCAAGGTCACCTCGGGGGTCATCCACTCGCGGGCGTGGTGGGTGCCGGTGATCACGACGCCCGGCTTGTTCGTGGTGTCGCCCTGCGCGTCAGAGGTGATCTTGAGCGCCCACACGTCACGGCCCTCGGCGGTCTTGGCGATGGACTGCATCTGCACGAGGTCGGGGTGCGCATCGGCCAGCGCGTGCATCTCCTGCTCCATCTTCTCGAGAGAGCGATATCCCTTGGCCGCGCGGTTCGGCGTGCCCTCGAGGTGCTGCTTGAACTCAAGAACAACGTCCTGCACGTTGACCTGTGCCTTGGGCAGGATGTCGTGGGTGCCTCGCAGGTAGGTCTCGATCTCGGCGTCAGAGCAGACCCCGTCGCCATCGGCATCGATCTGGGCGGCTTCACGCGCGTTGCGCGGGTGGACAGCGGGGGCGCTGCCGTCTTCGGCGGCCTGGAGCTTCCAGCTACGGCCCTGGGCGATGGTGCGGCTGTCGATGTTCGTCACGGCACAGTCCTCTACAGGTTGCTTGTGACGTGATAATATCATTAAACATCGACCGTTCGCGTTGCCAGCATGTTAACAGCGCGCAGCACACATCCGACCCGCCGGCACGCAGGCAGGGCCAGGAGCCCGGGCGGTGGAACCTCCCGACGTGCAGATCCCATTCTCCGACCTCCCCCTCTCTCCCCCGATGGGCGACCTCGCGCAAGACGACGCGGGACGGCTGACGGCCGGCCTGTTCGCGCAGGGGCTCCTCAACCTCATCCCTCCCCCCGGCTCGGTCGAGGAAGATCAGCGCTTCAACGAGCTGCAGACCCGCCTCTCCACCCTGTGGAAGGAGGTCATGCACAACCCCTACGCCGAGCAGACGGTGGTGGTCGTCCCCTCGCTCACCCTCGATGTCGAGGAGATGCACAAGCTCAAGGGCGTGACGTACTACGAGGAGCGCATGCTCTTCCATCTCATCCTGCTCGCCATGCCGAAGACCCGGGTGGTGTTCGTGAGCTCGCTTCCCATCCACGAGAGCATCATCGACTACCTGCTTCAGCTGCTCCCTGGGGTTCCCTACTCGCACGCGCGCCAGCGGCTGCACATGTTCGCCTGCTACGACGGCTCCATCCGCCCGCTCACGGCCAAGATCCTCGAGCGCCCCGCGCTCATCGAGCGCATCCGCCGCTGCATCGGCAACGACCAGAACGCCCACCTCACGGCCTTCAACGTCACCCCCCTCGAGAAGCAGCTCTCGGTGACCCTGGGCGTTCCCCTCTACGGCGCGCACCCGCGGCTGCTCACCTACGGGCTCAAGAGCGGTGCGCGAAAGCTGTTCCGTGACCTGGGGCTGCGGTTTGCAGACGGCTTCGAAGACCTGCGCGACGAGAACGACATGGCCGAGGCGACGGTCGAGCTCTGGAGACGCGACCCTTCGTTGAAGCGCCT
Encoded proteins:
- a CDS encoding APC family permease, encoding MESSRTGGTTTVVNSPLESTNPIRKLLFGKAIPTEHHEHTRLPKWLALPVFASDAISSSVYATQEILLALATAGAGALMYTVHISVAIVLLLVIVAFSYRQTVYAYAQGGGSYIVAKDNLGVRWGLIAAAAILIDYILTVATSIASGVQNLVAVPFMHGFKGHEVFLCVSFIVLLSILNLRGLKESGAIFAVPTYMFIACALTMLFFGFFGPSLFGWTLNPADPPLHPIEPTTAVGIALFLNAFSRGCSALTGTEAISDGVPAFRVPQSRNAATTLVWMAVILGVLFMGMSLLAARTGVVYVEGSAPVVDQLNSIVFGKGTWFYYVLQMSTVAILVLAANTSFADFPRLSAVLARDGFMPRQLSNLGDKLTFSNGIIMLGVLSSVLVIVFRGNTDLLIPLYAIGVFIAFTLSQTGMVARWARERSSGWLGKAIINGIGATATFLVMCTIAYEKIIVDIVHNQGREFGWIIAILIGLLYAMFRAIEQHYASMKTALSTEGYEVPASPRANTVLVLIPRVHRGVLAALEYCRRIGSDVRGVHISVTEEDLSPIKESWERWAPDVPLVVLNSPYRSIISPLLSYLDEVERERPDTYITVVVPESVSSRWWHGLLHANYGAWIKLYLLRRKNVILTNVRYFPFEDEPSKPVPPGAADAPDVPASIPAGNGTP
- a CDS encoding glutamine--tRNA ligase/YqeY domain fusion protein → MTETTETAAATAEPSEGGAPGSNFIRQIIDEELRAGKNDGKVVTRFPPEPNGYLHIGHAKAICLNFGIARDYVGTCHLRMDDTNPVKEDVEYVNAICDDIRWLGFDWGGTLYYASDFYERFYDFAVDLIEQGKAYVDSLTADEIRAHRGTLTEPGKESPYRDRPVAENLDLFKRMRAGEFPDGTHVLRARIDMASPNINMRDPTLFRIRHAHHHRTGDAWCIYPLYDFAHPLNDALEGITHSLCSLEFENHRPLYDWCIDNVRHPFPARPRQIEFARLNLKGTVMSKRKLLELVKSGLVIGWDDPRMPTLAGMRRRGYPPEAIRAFCERIGVAKADSWIELDMLEESVRDDLNPRTRRAMAVQNPLRVVVENLGDDEVIEIDAPYFPDEPERMGHRKVPFSKVIYIERDDFMEDPPKKFFRLAPGREVRLRWSFLLRCESVVKDAQGEIVELRATVDRETLGCNPPDGRKTKGTIHWVSAAHAVPAELRLYDRLFTAEKPDQEPDFKACLNPESMRVLTGFVEPSMAVAQPGERVQFERQGYFYVDPDSRPGALVFNRTVGLRSSWQKMVAQGKVD